The Filimonas lacunae genomic sequence GCAGATAAAATGAAACTAAGTCCACGCACTATAGACAGTTACCGGGATACATTATTTGAAAAGCTACAGATAAGAAGCCGGGTAGGCCTGGCCGTATATGCTATCAAAAACAAAGTGGTTATCCTATAACCTATTTATACTTCACTGCCGTTGTGCCTTCTTTTCAGCTCTCTTTTAATCAATCCCAACTCGCGGCCTGTTTGCCCGCTTACACTGCTGTTTTCCTGTGCCCTGCGCATAAGGTAGGGTATAACATCACGGATAGGACCAAAAGGCAGGTATTTGCTCACCGAAAAGCCCGCTTTAGCCAGGTTAAAAGTGATATTGTCACTCATGCCATATAACTGGGAAAAGTGCACATGCGGATGATTATGTGGTAAACCTTTGGCATCTAACAGTTCGGCAGCCCGCAGATTGCTGTATTCGTTATGAGAAGCAATGATAACCCCTATACTCTCCAGGTTATTGATACAATATTCCACGGCTGCATTATAATCGCCGTCGGCAAACGATTTATCATTCTGTATAGGTGACGCATAAGCATTCTGTGTAGCACGCAATCTTTCTTTTTCCATATAAGCGCCACGTACCAGTTTCACACCTAACAACACCCCCTGCTTTTGGGTAATCTGGTGCGACATTTTGAGGAAACGGAGCCTATCGTGACGATATAGCTGAATGGTATTGTAGATGATCACTTTCTCTTTATTAAACTCCTCCATCATCTCCATAGTAAGCCTGTCTACGGGGTCTTGTATCCAGCTTTCCTCTGCATCTACCAACACTCCAATGCCCTTTTCTGCAGCCACCTCACAAATGCGGTACATACGTTCACGCACTTTATTCCATTCTTCATTTTCTACTTCATGGTCGTGTATGCCACTGCGTAAACGCGGGGCTTCATTAAGCGTTTGCAATAACCCAAAACGGGCAAAACCAGTTACTTTAATGCTGATAAAAGGGATATTCTTTTGCGTAGCAGCATACTCTATTACACGAATAAATTCCTGGGTAGCGTGTTCAAACGCGTCATCGCCTTCTTTGCCTTCTACCCCATAATCGAGTATTACCTGAACATGGTAGTTTCCTAAGGTTTTGCATACAGCGGCTGTTTGCTCCAGCGTTTCGCCCCCTACAAACTGTTTAAATATGGTTTTACGGATTATGCCATGTACCGGCAAACCTGTTTTCATTAAAAACGGGGTTAGGCGAACTCCGGCAGCTGACACCCATGACAAACCCATGGTTTCAAACAGCCAACGGGCAACTTTCAACTCTTTGTCACTCTTATACGCAAAAGCCACGCTTGTATTATCAAAGGATAGATTCATACTAACAATTGTTCTTACACGAAGATCGGTAGTGCTACGGTAATGAAAAAATTTTGAAGCACATTCTAACAGTATTATTAGAAAGCCGTACAGTTTTTTGCTGTACGGCTTTGATTATATCAAGTTCTGTACCGCTATTGCAGGTCCCAGAAAAGCTTCGTGCTTACGGCATCACCTCCCTGCCCTAAAGCAGCAGAGGCGGCGTCATAATTATCAGTGTTCAGGGTTTCTTCCTGCGCCGGGTAGGTATACCTTTGGGGATATCCTGATATAGCGTACTCGGGCGTTTCCATAACAGGATAATCAAAACGACGGATATCTGTCCAGGCATCAAATCCCCGGTTATATAGGGCTATCCATTTTTGCAGGCCAATTTTTTGCTTATAGGTTCCCGGCAGGGTTGCATAATTACCCGTGGTAGCCAGGTAATCCGCAGCCTGGGCTTCGCTACCACCCCAGTATACAATAGAAGCGGTTACCCCAGCATTATAATGCGCAATAGTAGTGCCCCCTACAGCAAAGCCCCGTGCCGCAGCTTCTGCCAGCAGCAATTCCACCTCGGCATAATCCAGCAACAATGCTTCAAACGTAGGCTCCTGGATACGGTCCAGCGGTTTGGAGAAGGTGGAGTATTTGTTATCCCCTCCTATCACCCCACCGGAATACCCCCCTGCTGCATCGGCAGTAAAATACAAAGGCACCCGGGGATCGTTCAGCGCTACCAGGTTATCTACAAATGTTTTTCCAATTACAAAGTCATGCCGGCCGCTTTGCACCAGTTCTACCCAGATAGGGTTGGTGTTGGGAGGAGATTCTTTATAAATCAGGGCCGCATTATCATTGGCAGAAGTCATTACATAAGGAGCCGCCGCTTCTACTACTTTTTTAGCAGTCACCGGATCAAAATCTGCAACAATCAGCCCCAGTTTCAGCTTTAAGGAGTTGGCAAATACCAGCCATTTAGCAACATCGCCCCCATAAATGATATCGCTGGAACCAAAACTGGCCGCACCGGTTTCCAGAGCATTGATAGAGGTATCCAGGCGTGTGAACAGATCGTAATACACTGCACGGGCCGAATCGTATACAGGCAAAGGATGTGCATCTATGTCCAGGGCTTGTGAATAAGGAATGTGTCCAAAAGTGTTTACCAGCACCGACCAGGCATATACCTGTAATATGTCAGCAATGGCCAGCTCATTCCGGATCTGTTCCGGGGTGGTGAACTGTGGGTCCTGCTGCGGAATGCCCCGCTTGGCATCTTTGAGATTATAGAGTACATCGCGGTATAAACTATTCCAGAACGACTGTGGTATATTACGGGTAGTAAGGTCGTAATTGCTTTCGTCGTTATAGGTGGTTTCGGTCCAGTACTGCGCATTCAACCTGAAAATATTATAGTTTACACTGGGTGTGGTCATAATATCTACCAGGTTTTTCTCGGCATTGGCAAACAAAGATGCCGGAGGTACACCCGTAGGCTTTTTGGTTTGATCGTTAAGATCTTCGATATGTTTAGTGCAGGAGACACATGCTATTACCAGCGCTATGATGATATATCTTTTCATTGTAGTAGATTTTAGAACCTTAATTTTAAGTTTGCTCCCATAATGCGCACCATTGGGTTGGCGCCTACCTGGTAACCTTGTATGTTACCGGAACTTACTCCTTCTTCGGGATCGGCATAAGGCAGGTTTTTATGAATCACCCACAGGTTGCGGCCAAACAAGGAAAGGTCAATACCTTTGAAGGGCTTCAATTTGGCAATCACTTTTTCAGGTAATGAGTAAGTAATAGTAAGGTCGCGCAGTTTTACATAGCTGGCATCATACACAAACGTAGCAGCCGGGTTGCGCCGGTAACCAAATGCACCAAAACGTTCACTGATATCTACCCTTTGCGTATTAGGTGTCCCATCAGCCAATACCCCCGGAAATATTACGCCGCCGCCTTTGCCATTGACCACAGGATCACGTACAGGATTTCCCAGATCATTCACACCAGCGGTTTCAGGATATAAGCCCGTAGCCAGTCCGTAATACATATCCAACGAAAACACATCACCGCCTTTACGCACATCTATTAAAAAGCTTACAGCAACATTTTTGTATTTAAAAGAGTTAGTGATGCCTCCTGTCCAGTTGGGCGTTACATTGCCTATAATATCATTGGTATTACCAGAGAAGGCATAAAAGCCGTCATCACCTACAACCTTTTGTCCATTCTTATACACAAACCCTTCCCCTCTTATAGTACCATAAGGTTCATTTAATGCAGCATTGATAGTTACCCCTGCCTGAAACGAGCCCAGCTGAAAGTTTTTGATACCCGATCCCAGCGATACCACCTTGCTTCTGTTCTTAGTCCAGTTGACCGTAACATTCCACGAAAAATCGCGGGTACGTACAGGTGTACCATTCACCATCACCTCCCATCCTTTGTTATCTACCTCACCAACGTTAATGTACTTGCCATCATAGCCAGTGGCCCTGGATACGGGAGCCGGCACTATCTGGTTGGTGGTTTTGGAATTGTAGTAGGTAACATCAAACCCCAGCCGGCTTTTGAGGAAAGACATTTCCACACCCACTTCATACGACTTTGTTTTCTCCGGTTTCAGGCCAGGATTGTTTTTGACAACCAGCTCGGGAGTAAGCGCTGCATAAGAGTTGTTGTTACCCGGTGTTGATAAGCCTGCACTACCAAAACTGGGATTGATAGCATAATAATCGATCAGCGACTGCGGATCGGCGCTGTTACCTACCTGTGCATAGTTAGCCCTTAGCTTGCCATAGTTTAACCAGGGAGCATTGGCGATTAATTTGGAAAAAACAAAGCCCAGCGATCCGGAGTAATAGAAGTAAGAATTATTATTGGCAGGTAAGGTAGACGACTTATCCTGCCTGCCGGTTACATCTAAGAAAAGATAATCCAGGTAGCCCAGGGTAGCCGTTCCAAAATAACCATCCACTCCTACTTCACTGACTATTTCAGTGGGGGCAACAGCCGGGCTTTTGGTATTGCTTAGCGCATAAATATTGGGTACCGATAACCCACCGTTGGTAGAAGCAAAAGTAGAGTTGACATTGTTGCGCCTGATGTTAGACCCCAGCGATGCTTTGAGGTTAAGCTGGTTACTCAGGTTGCGGTTAAAGTTAATGAGCAGATCGTAGTTGTATTCTCTGTACGAACGCAGGAACTTGGAATAGTAAGGCACTTCCAGGCTACCCACTGCCACACGTTCTTCCTGTATTTCATCATACTAATCCAGGCTTACCCGGCCCATTACATCCAGCCACGATGTGATTTTATAAGAGACATAAGCATTGGCGAAATACCTGCTACGGCTATCGTTTTCATAGTTCTCGTAACGTATCCAGTAAGGATTGTTCCAATAGGCCGGCACGATGCCACCCACGGGATCAGAAGGGTCGGACAAGTTCCACGTAACATTCTTGCGGGTGCGCAGGTAAGCTTCTTTCTGTTCTTTCACATCTACGTTTGTTTGCCACCACTGCCTGAAATTAGTCATCATATTAGCCGTGTGAGGGCCACTGTATCCAGATCCGTAGCGTCCCAGGCCATTGATCTTAGAAAAGTTAACGGCGCCGCCCACAGTAAGCTGATCGGTTATATTGTGTGTAGCACCGAAGTTGAACAGGTCTTTTTTAACGCTGCTGTTAGGCATCACCCCTTTGTCTTCTACACGGGTATATCCTATTTTAAAGGTGCCTTTATCTCCACCACCATCAACAAAAATGCTGGTATTATAAGCCAGCGGCTTTTCAAAAAAAGTAGTAGGATCATTAGCGCCTGCTACCCAGGGCCTGGATTTGCCATAATAAGGTGAAGACGGATCAAAGGCATCCCATTGGTATACCTGCAGGCTGGGATCGAATTTATAGCCCCAGGAAGCGTCTTCTGTAGTAGGCGTTACCCTGTCTGGAGTACCATCTCCATTCACATCCATGTTAAAGAACCAGCCCTTTGGAACCGTAGCAGTATCATAGTAAGTACCATAGCCAGCCCCATACGATTTCTGATATTTGGGGAAGGTTGATTTTTCAATAGACCCCAATGTAAGGCCTGCATTTACCGTAACCCCTAAACTGCCTTTGCGCCCTTTTTTAGTAGTAAGTAACACTACCCCGTTAGAAGCGCGTGAACCATACAACGCGCTGGCTGCTGCCCCCTTTAATATGTTCACCGATTCAATATCATCGGGGTTAATATCTGCCGCAGCATTGCCATAATCGTAGCCCCCCTTACCTACACGTTGCTGCGAGGTATTGGTGTTGGAGTTATCTATAGGGATACCATCAATAACAAACAGCGCCTGGTTGTTACCTACCAGAGATTTATTACCCCGTATCACTACGTTGGTAGATCCACCGATAGAATTGTTCTGTCTTATCTCTATGCCAGAAGCTTTGCCGGACAAGCCAGCCGTAATGTTAGAAGTACGGGTTTTACTGATTTCATCACCAGCTATGGTTTGTGCAGCATAGGGTAATGAATTACGGGTACGCTTTATGCCCATTGCCGTTACTACTACTTCATCAATAACATTGTCTTTCCGAAGCAGCTTCACAGCCACTGTGTTGCCTGCTCCCAGCTTTACTTCTGTGGCAGCATAGTTGGTGGCTGTTATTACCAGCACCTCTCCCTGTGCAGCAATAATAGTAAACAGCCCGGTGGCATTGGATACAGCACCTCGTGTTGTTCCTTTTACCAGCACAGATGCTCCATCTACCGGCTGGCCCGTTTCATCTGTAACCTTTCCGGTAATAGACCTGGACTGAGGGAAGGCTGTTATACTGCATAGCAGTATAAGCCCCCAAAAGAGAGCGATAGTTTGTCTCATGTAATGTAGTTTTTAAGATAAATAATCCTTCCTCATGGGGGTATGAGGTATACTAAAAGGCAGTTTTATCTCAGGTTCACGAAGGAGAACAGTTAGCGTTTTTTTATTTGTTTTCTCATGAATCTATATGCAGCGATCATTACAAAATAGAAAAGCATTTTGAATAAAAGAAGTTTTTAAAACTTTTTTTTAAGTTATATGTATAAAACAGAAAGTCCCCATTGCTGTTGCAACAGGGACTTTTAAAGCTTTGTAACTTAACTAAGGTATAGTGCTTTATAATTTTATCTTAGCCAATACCGGGAAATGATCAGAAGGATATTTGCCACGGTAGGTATCTGTAAGAATACCGTATATAGTTACAGTAAACTGGCTGGTAGCAAAGATGTGGTCTATCACATCTGCCCGCTCTACCGATTTACCCCAGTTATTAAAGCTGCCATTGTTTACATATTTAATGGCTGCCGCATTTCTTACATCTTTTACTACACCAGAGGTAGCCAGTATTTTATAGCAGTCGGTTTCGTATCCACCATTTAAATCGCCGGTGATCAATGCCGGTGTTTTACCAGCAATGGCTGTTACTTTTTGCAACATCAGCCTGCTGCTTTCTATACGGGCTTCTACCCCTTCATGATCGTAGTGTGCGTTGAAGAAATAGAACGATTTTCCGGTAGTTTTATCTTTCAACTGTATCCACGAACAAATACGTTTACAGCATTTGGCATCCCAACCCAAAGATGGTTTAGCAGGGGTTTGAGAAAGCCAGAAATCGCCTTTGTTCAACAAGGTGAATTTGTCTTTTCTAAAAAAGATGGCAGAGTGTTCTCCGGAATCAATTCCATTATCGCGCCCTACACCATACCGTTGGTATTCGGGCAACGCTTTGCTAATATCTGCTAGCTGATTTTGCAGGCCTTCCTGTGTGCCTAATACATCAAAGCCATGAAAACGGATTAAAGCAGCTACCACCGGCGCGCGGTTTTCCCATAAATTACCGGAATCGTACCTGTTATCGTACCTGAGATTAAAAGTGCCCACCGTGTATTCCTGTGCGTGTAATATACCTGCTATCAGCAGCAACCACAACATACCTGCTATTCTCTTGTGCATATCTATAGAGTTTAGTTTGCAATGCTCACTTATTTGTTTTTTGTGGCAAGCGCCTGTTACATTAACAGATTGTTAATAAAGATATTATAGCTTCTTAAATACTTCCTCCACAAACAATAAAGCTGCTTTTTTACGGTAAGCGCCTTTTTGCCACAATATAAAAGACTGCTTGGATAGCTCCTTGCCTGTAATGGGAATAGGCACCAGCTCTTCCCACCCCATCAATGCCTTTTCGTTTAGTACGGTTACCCAGTTTTCATCTCTAACCAGTGATAACAACGAGTGCACATCATTCAGCTCAATACGTACTTTGGGGATAATATCGTTTTTGGCAAACAATTCATCCAGGAAATCGCGTGATATAAATCCCTTACCTGGCAACACCAGGTTTAGCTTCCCGATTTCTTTTAAAGTAACCTTTTTAAGCGCAGCCAGGCTATGGGTTTTGGCTACTACCATTACAATGCGTGACGCAAACAAGGGCTGGCTGTTTAAATCTTCATCGCCAGGATGATTGTGAAAAGAAAGGATAAAATCCAGTTCAGACATACGCAGTTTCTTTTCCAGCGCTCCCGGCGCATCATAATCCACCAGTATTTTTATATGCGGATACTTTTGAGTAAAGGGCGATAACACTGGCAGCAGCAATGATGAAAAAGCATAGGTAGTACCTATTTTAAGTTCACCGGATACACTGGTATTTAAATCGATAATGGCCTGCCGGGCTTTGTCTATTTCAGATAAAATACGCCTGGCATGCTCCAGAAACACCTGCCCTGCTTCGGTTAGCACCACATGCTTTCCTATCCTGTCAAACAACAGCATTCCCAACTCTTCTTCCAGTTGTTTTATCTGTTGCGATAAGGTAGACTGCGTAACATAAATAGCTGCTGCCGCATCGGTAAAATGCAGGGTTTCAGCTGCCTTTACAAAATAGGTCAATTGTCTTACCTCCATACATCAATCGTTTTTGGTAATCAATATCATTAAAACAATCTATTTTTCAAATTTAGCGAATAGCGGGAAATTTGCTGGTGAATAAAAAAGGATGGTACCCGTGGCAATGCATATATTCAGATCGCTCAGATACAGAAATTTCAAACTCTTCTTTTACGGACAATCTATTTCGTTAATAGGCACCTGGATGCAAAAAACAGCCGTGAGCTGGCTGGTTTACCGTTTAACCGGATCGGCAGTTTTGCTGGGTGTGGTAGGGTTTGCCAGTTTAATTCCTTCCTTGGTGCTATCGCCACTGGCAGGAAGTTATATAGAACGGCGTAACCGCTACCGTGTGCTGGTTACCACACAGGTGGCTTCTATGTTACAGGCAGGCGCATTGGCACTGCTTATTTACTTTCGGATATACAATATTCCCATAATAGTGCTGTTGAGCCTGATACAAGGCATTATCAACGCATTTGACGTTACTTGCCGGCAGTCGTTGCTGATGGAAATGGTAGAAGATAAGGACGACCTGCCTAACGCTATTGCCTTGAATTCGAGCATGGCCAATTTTGCACGTATTGCCGGCCCCGCAGGCGCCGGTATTATACTAAGCACGCTGGGCGAAGATTTTTGTTTTTTCAGCAACTTTTTAAGCTATGTGCCTGTGTTGCTTTGCTTGTTTATGATGCGTCTGCAACTGCCACCTGTAAGCTCTAAAGACACCAGTATATGGAATGAATTACAGGAAGGATTTAAATATGTTTCGGGCGACAGGCAATTAAGCAGCATGATTGCTATGATAGGTATAAGCAGCCTGTTTGTAATACCTTTTAACACCCTGATTCCCATTTTTGCCAAAGACCTGTTTAATGGTACAGCCAAAACCTTTAGCTGGTTTGAAAGCATGGCTGGCGTGGGTTCTATAGCCAGTGCTATTTACCTGGCCAATCTGAAACATGGCAAAAGCATGATTTCCGTAATGACGGTGGCCACCGTTATTTTTGGTTCCAGCCTGTTATTACTGGCCTGTAGCAGTTCGTTGCCCATGGCGTTGCTATTTATGGGATTGAGTGGTGTGGGCATGATGGCGCAAACATCGGCCATCAACACCTACATTCAAACACACGCTGCGCCTGCCATGCGTTCACGCGCTATCAGCTATTATGTAATGGCTTACCAGGGCATTATACCCGTGGGTAGTTTGCTGGCCGGTTACATGGCACAGATATGGGGCGCACGTGCCACTGTGTTTGTGGAAGGTACTATTGGCCTAACCGCTATAGCCGCTTTTGTATGGTTTAAAAACAGGGCCAACAACCGCAACACCCTGCTGGCGCAACCATAACTGAGTAAGCTTTTACCCATTGCTTTGTAACGGGCAGGCATAGTAATTGTGTTATACGCCTGCATGAAAATACTTTGTTTGGCAATGCTGCTTGTTTGCTGCTGCCCTTGCATGGCACAGTATAACGACAGCACGCACTATCATGTAAGCTATTCCACTACAGGTATCATTAACCACACCAACGATGCCAACTCGTATGTACTGAACAATGCGTTTGCTTTTAACGTTCGTAAAAAAAGTATTTCGCTCAACTCTACCAATAGCTGGATATACGGACAGAACAACCAGTCGCTTACCAACAATGATTTTTCCACCTCGCTTGATTTTAATATTTACCGCACAAGCAAGCTATTCTACTGGGGGCTGGCCAATTACGATAACAGCTTTTCATTGAAGATTAATGAACGTTACCAGACTGGTGCAGGCGTAGCTTATTCCTTTGTTGACAATAAAACCATGTTTTTAAACCTGAGTGATGGAATTTTATACGAGAAGAGTAACCTGATGCTGAATGATACCACCCGGGAAATATACCATACGCCGCGTAACTCCCTACGTGTGCGTTTGCGGTTTGAGATCAAAGATATTTTTGTAATAGATGGCACGCACTTCCTGCAAAACTCATTGCTGCACAGTGAAGATTATATTATAAAATCAGTAACTAACTTATCAGTGAAATTGCGTAAATGGCTCAGCTTTACTACTACCGTTAACTACAACCTGCTCAACCGCACACACCGCGAAAACCTGTTACTGAACTTTGGTATCACTGCCGAAAAATATTTTTAATCTTTTTCTTCCTGGGGAATATCGGAATACTCAAAAAACAATGCATCACGTTGAGGTTGTATCTGATACCCTTTATACACACTCCATACTTTTGTAAAGGCAGCTCCAAAGTACAGGATCATAGAAGAATAGAACACAAACAAAAGCAGCAGTACCAACGATGCTGATGCTCCGAAAATAACACCAATGTTGCTACCTGGCAATAAACGTTTTAATACTACCTTACCTACTGTAAACAACAGGCTGGTTAATAAAGCCCCTACTAATGCTACCCGCCAGGCAGGACGGCCATCCGGCAAATACCGAAACATAACGGTAAACCAGGCAGTAACTACAATAACAGAAATAACCTGTGTAAGCACATTATTGAATATGAGGGCTACCTGGGGCAGCATTTCCTGTAAATAGTTCCCCATGAGCACCTGTAAACTTTCTGCCACTACACTGGCCATAAAAAGAATACCGGCTATTAATATCACCGCCAGTGAACGCAGCCTGTCTTCCAGGGTAGCCCTGAAATTTTGCTTTACAGGCAC encodes the following:
- a CDS encoding TonB-dependent receptor domain-containing protein, with product MAVGSLEVPYYSKFLRSYREYNYDLLINFNRNLSNQLNLKASLGSNIRRNNVNSTFASTNGGLSVPNIYALSNTKSPAVAPTEIVSEVGVDGYFGTATLGYLDYLFLDVTGRQDKSSTLPANNNSYFYYSGSLGFVFSKLIANAPWLNYGKLRANYAQVGNSADPQSLIDYYAINPSFGSAGLSTPGNNNSYAALTPELVVKNNPGLKPEKTKSYEVGVEMSFLKSRLGFDVTYYNSKTTNQIVPAPVSRATGYDGKYINVGEVDNKGWEVMVNGTPVRTRDFSWNVTVNWTKNRSKVVSLGSGIKNFQLGSFQAGVTINAALNEPYGTIRGEGFVYKNGQKVVGDDGFYAFSGNTNDIIGNVTPNWTGGITNSFKYKNVAVSFLIDVRKGGDVFSLDMYYGLATGLYPETAGVNDLGNPVRDPVVNGKGGGVIFPGVLADGTPNTQRVDISERFGAFGYRRNPAATFVYDASYVKLRDLTITYSLPEKVIAKLKPFKGIDLSLFGRNLWVIHKNLPYADPEEGVSSGNIQGYQVGANPMVRIMGANLKLRF
- a CDS encoding MFS transporter — protein: MHIFRSLRYRNFKLFFYGQSISLIGTWMQKTAVSWLVYRLTGSAVLLGVVGFASLIPSLVLSPLAGSYIERRNRYRVLVTTQVASMLQAGALALLIYFRIYNIPIIVLLSLIQGIINAFDVTCRQSLLMEMVEDKDDLPNAIALNSSMANFARIAGPAGAGIILSTLGEDFCFFSNFLSYVPVLLCLFMMRLQLPPVSSKDTSIWNELQEGFKYVSGDRQLSSMIAMIGISSLFVIPFNTLIPIFAKDLFNGTAKTFSWFESMAGVGSIASAIYLANLKHGKSMISVMTVATVIFGSSLLLLACSSSLPMALLFMGLSGVGMMAQTSAINTYIQTHAAPAMRSRAISYYVMAYQGIIPVGSLLAGYMAQIWGARATVFVEGTIGLTAIAAFVWFKNRANNRNTLLAQP
- a CDS encoding endonuclease/exonuclease/phosphatase family protein — encoded protein: MHKRIAGMLWLLLIAGILHAQEYTVGTFNLRYDNRYDSGNLWENRAPVVAALIRFHGFDVLGTQEGLQNQLADISKALPEYQRYGVGRDNGIDSGEHSAIFFRKDKFTLLNKGDFWLSQTPAKPSLGWDAKCCKRICSWIQLKDKTTGKSFYFFNAHYDHEGVEARIESSRLMLQKVTAIAGKTPALITGDLNGGYETDCYKILATSGVVKDVRNAAAIKYVNNGSFNNWGKSVERADVIDHIFATSQFTVTIYGILTDTYRGKYPSDHFPVLAKIKL
- a CDS encoding DUF481 domain-containing protein; translated protein: MAQYNDSTHYHVSYSTTGIINHTNDANSYVLNNAFAFNVRKKSISLNSTNSWIYGQNNQSLTNNDFSTSLDFNIYRTSKLFYWGLANYDNSFSLKINERYQTGAGVAYSFVDNKTMFLNLSDGILYEKSNLMLNDTTREIYHTPRNSLRVRLRFEIKDIFVIDGTHFLQNSLLHSEDYIIKSVTNLSVKLRKWLSFTTTVNYNLLNRTHRENLLLNFGITAEKYF
- a CDS encoding TonB-dependent receptor plug domain-containing protein is translated as MRQTIALFWGLILLCSITAFPQSRSITGKVTDETGQPVDGASVLVKGTTRGAVSNATGLFTIIAAQGEVLVITATNYAATEVKLGAGNTVAVKLLRKDNVIDEVVVTAMGIKRTRNSLPYAAQTIAGDEISKTRTSNITAGLSGKASGIEIRQNNSIGGSTNVVIRGNKSLVGNNQALFVIDGIPIDNSNTNTSQQRVGKGGYDYGNAAADINPDDIESVNILKGAAASALYGSRASNGVVLLTTKKGRKGSLGVTVNAGLTLGSIEKSTFPKYQKSYGAGYGTYYDTATVPKGWFFNMDVNGDGTPDRVTPTTEDASWGYKFDPSLQVYQWDAFDPSSPYYGKSRPWVAGANDPTTFFEKPLAYNTSIFVDGGGDKGTFKIGYTRVEDKGVMPNSSVKKDLFNFGATHNITDQLTVGGAVNFSKINGLGRYGSGYSGPHTANMMTNFRQWWQTNVDVKEQKEAYLRTRKNVTWNLSDPSDPVGGIVPAYWNNPYWIRYENYENDSRSRYFANAYVSYKITSWLDVMGRVSLD
- a CDS encoding YihY/virulence factor BrkB family protein, whose translation is MGKKIRIKDFLGLLRDAFRLLISNDPLRLAGATAFFTSFALPPILIILTQILGLLFNRKNISANLYHRLEEIVGADSTHQVITTLKGFRGLAHNWLIGIGGFVFMIFVATTLFKVIKSSMNQLWMIRVPVKQNFRATLEDRLRSLAVILIAGILFMASVVAESLQVLMGNYLQEMLPQVALIFNNVLTQVISVIVVTAWFTVMFRYLPDGRPAWRVALVGALLTSLLFTVGKVVLKRLLPGSNIGVIFGASASLVLLLLFVFYSSMILYFGAAFTKVWSVYKGYQIQPQRDALFFEYSDIPQEEKD
- a CDS encoding LysR substrate-binding domain-containing protein yields the protein MEVRQLTYFVKAAETLHFTDAAAAIYVTQSTLSQQIKQLEEELGMLLFDRIGKHVVLTEAGQVFLEHARRILSEIDKARQAIIDLNTSVSGELKIGTTYAFSSLLLPVLSPFTQKYPHIKILVDYDAPGALEKKLRMSELDFILSFHNHPGDEDLNSQPLFASRIVMVVAKTHSLAALKKVTLKEIGKLNLVLPGKGFISRDFLDELFAKNDIIPKVRIELNDVHSLLSLVRDENWVTVLNEKALMGWEELVPIPITGKELSKQSFILWQKGAYRKKAALLFVEEVFKKL
- a CDS encoding proline dehydrogenase family protein, with amino-acid sequence MNLSFDNTSVAFAYKSDKELKVARWLFETMGLSWVSAAGVRLTPFLMKTGLPVHGIIRKTIFKQFVGGETLEQTAAVCKTLGNYHVQVILDYGVEGKEGDDAFEHATQEFIRVIEYAATQKNIPFISIKVTGFARFGLLQTLNEAPRLRSGIHDHEVENEEWNKVRERMYRICEVAAEKGIGVLVDAEESWIQDPVDRLTMEMMEEFNKEKVIIYNTIQLYRHDRLRFLKMSHQITQKQGVLLGVKLVRGAYMEKERLRATQNAYASPIQNDKSFADGDYNAAVEYCINNLESIGVIIASHNEYSNLRAAELLDAKGLPHNHPHVHFSQLYGMSDNITFNLAKAGFSVSKYLPFGPIRDVIPYLMRRAQENSSVSGQTGRELGLIKRELKRRHNGSEV
- a CDS encoding SusD/RagB family nutrient-binding outer membrane lipoprotein translates to MKRYIIIALVIACVSCTKHIEDLNDQTKKPTGVPPASLFANAEKNLVDIMTTPSVNYNIFRLNAQYWTETTYNDESNYDLTTRNIPQSFWNSLYRDVLYNLKDAKRGIPQQDPQFTTPEQIRNELAIADILQVYAWSVLVNTFGHIPYSQALDIDAHPLPVYDSARAVYYDLFTRLDTSINALETGAASFGSSDIIYGGDVAKWLVFANSLKLKLGLIVADFDPVTAKKVVEAAAPYVMTSANDNAALIYKESPPNTNPIWVELVQSGRHDFVIGKTFVDNLVALNDPRVPLYFTADAAGGYSGGVIGGDNKYSTFSKPLDRIQEPTFEALLLDYAEVELLLAEAAARGFAVGGTTIAHYNAGVTASIVYWGGSEAQAADYLATTGNYATLPGTYKQKIGLQKWIALYNRGFDAWTDIRRFDYPVMETPEYAISGYPQRYTYPAQEETLNTDNYDAASAALGQGGDAVSTKLFWDLQ